The following coding sequences are from one Eucalyptus grandis isolate ANBG69807.140 chromosome 11, ASM1654582v1, whole genome shotgun sequence window:
- the LOC104425659 gene encoding multiple RNA-binding domain-containing protein 1 isoform X2, which yields MSRICVKNLPNYVAEDRLRELFSRKGEIQDVKLMRTIDGKSRQFAFIGFRTEQEAREAIRYFNKSYLDTCRIVCEIARKVGDPDIPQPWSRHSLKNKDEVAEGGKKVHGGDSAVVIPKGEKKNLKKTSESDDPQLQEFLQVMQSRTKSKLWANDTLVVSTDYPNESINRKPTQSKNNIKEKLIEAKVNDKGVIKYSNSDASEELDSDDSAVSRDDPISDMDYFKSRIKKELSESESENSEGEGDVNGKEAKVDLSNKRSRVKNEATVHVDEENDMPDEAERQGPAEVADGEALDPTNPSSSAMDHKEGIMETGRLFVRNLPYTASEEELEELFSKFGKVAEVHVVVDKITRRSKGIAYIQYALPESASRASKELDYSNFQGRLLHILPALQKPASKKQELTSNQAPKTFKQQREEDRKASEASGDIKAWNTLFMRPDTVVENIARKYGISKSDFLDREGDDLAVRIALGETQVIAETKKALADAGVNVASLEELATQGPESLKRSNHVLLAKNLPYGCSEAELTKMFEKFGSLDKIILPPTKTMALVVFLEPSEARAAFKGLAYRRYKDAPLYLEWAPGNVLNPTTKSNGNDRAVVGEQDAKRVLLEQHVEGLSDVDVDPDRIESRSLFVKNLSFKTSDETLKSHFSKQMKEGRILSIRIKKHMKNGKYVSMGFGFIEFDSMETAMNICRDLQGTILDGHALILQLCQVKKDEQVLNKADNDRSSTKLLVRNVAFEATEKDLRKLFSPFGKIKSLRLPMKFGNHRGFAFVEYVTKQEAQNALQALANTHLYGRHLVLERAKEGESLEELRARTAAQFNDENGYSTGKLSKKRKHMAILDEDKMKIEGSGD from the exons AT GTCAAGAATTTGCGTAAAAAATTTGCCCAATTACGTGGCGGAGGATCGCCTGCGCGAACTCTTCTCTCGGAAAGGCGAAATACAAGATGTCAAGCTCATGCGCACCAT CGATGGCAAGAGCAGACAGTTTGCCTTTATTGGGTTTCGCACCGAGCAGGAAGCACGGGAAGCTATTAGGTACTTCAACAAATCCTACCTCGATACTTGCCGGATTGTTTGTGAG ATTGCACGAAAAGTTGGAGATCCTGATATTCCTCAACCATGGAGTCGGCACTCATTGAAGAATAAAGATGAAGTAGCTGAGGGTGGGAAAAAAGTTCATGGTGGTGATTCCGCTGTTGTGATTCCTaagggagagaagaagaatcTTAAAAAGACAAGTGAGAGCGATGACCCTCAGCTTCAGGAGTTTCTTCAAGTCATGCAATCAAGGACCAAGTCAAAGTTGTGGGCAAATGACACATTAGTAGTTTCAACAGATTACCCAAATGAGAGCATCAACAGGAAACCTACTCAATCAAAGAacaacatcaaagaaaaattaatagaagCAAAAGTTAATGACAAGGGGGTTATAAAATATTCAAACAGTGATGCTTCTGAGGAGTTAGATAGTGATGATTCTGCTGTCTCTCGTGATGATCCAATTTCTGACATGGACTACTTCAAGAGCAGAATTAAGAAAGAACTGTCTGAGTCAGAATCAGAAAATAGTGAAGGTGAAGGTGATGTTAATGGAAAGGAAGCTAAAGTTGATCTGTCAAATAAAAGGTCCAGGGTAAAAAATGAAGCAACTGTACATGTTGATGAAGAAAACGATATGCCAGATGAGGCTGAGAGGCAAGGTCCTGCTGAAGTTGCAGATGGCGAGGCACTTGACCCCACAAATCCCTCATCAAGTGCAATGGATCATAAGGAAGGGATAATGGAAACTGGCCGTCTTTTTGTTCGCAACCTGCCTTACACGGCAAG TGAGGAAGAGCTGGAAGAGTTATTTAGCAAATTTGGCAAGGTTGCGGAAGTCCACGTTGTTGTTGATAAGATAACAAGACGGTCAAAGGGCATTGCTTATATCCAGTATGCTCTCCCAGAGTCTGCATCAAG AGCTTCAAAGGAATTGGACTATTCAAATTTCCAGGGAAGACTACTGCATATTTTGCCAGCATTGCAGAAACCTGCTTCTAAAAAGCAGGA ATTGACTTCAAATCAAGCTCCAAAAACTTTCAAACAACAGCGGGAAGAAGATAGAAAGGCTTCTGAAGCAAGTGGAGATATAAAAGCATGGAATACATTGTTCATGCGCCCTGACACG GTTGTTGAAAACATTGCGAGGAAGTATGGTATAAGCAAAAGTGATTTCCTTGATCGTGAAGGCGATGATCTTGCCGTACGTATTGCTTTAGGAGAGACACAAGTAATTGCTGAAACAAAGAAGGCATTGGCAGACGCTGGTGTCAATGTAGCATCTTTGGAGGAGCTAGCCACTCAGGGACCAGAGAGTTTGAAAAGGAGTAATCACGTCTTGCTAGCGAAAAACTTGCCTTATGGATGTTCTGAGGCTGAGCTGACTAAAATGTTCGAGAAATTTGGTAGTctggataaaataattttgcCTCCAACAAAGACAATGGCACTG GTTGTTTTCCTCGAACCTTCTGAAGCTCGTGCTGCTTTTAAAGGTTTAGCATACCGGCGATACAA GGATGCACCACTATATTTAGAATGGGCTCCTGGAAATGTTCTTAATCCAACAACTAAAAGCAATGGAAACGATAGAGCTGTTGTTGGCGAACAGGATGCTAAAAGGGTGTTACTAGAACAACATGTGGAGGGACTATCAGATGTGGATGTTGATCCTGACAGAATTGAG TCACGGTCTTTATTTGTGAAGAATCTTAGCTTCAAAACATCTGATGAGACTTTGAAAAGCCACTTTAGTAAACAAATGAAGGAGGGAAGAATTCTCAGCATCAGG ATAAAGAAGCACATGAAAAATGGGAAGTATGTCTCAATGGGTTTTGGGTTTATAGAATTTGATTCAATGGAGACAGCAATGAATATTTGCCGGGATTTACAA GGAACCATCTTAGATGGGCATGCCCTTATCTTGCAACTTTGCCAAGTAAAGAAAGATGAACAAGTGCTAAATAAAGCTGACAATGACAGAAGTTCGACCAAGTTGCTTGTTAGAAACGTTGCTTTTGAGGCAACTGAGAAAGATTTAAGAAAGCTATTCAGCCCATTCGGAAAG ATTAAGAGTTTGAGGCTGCCTATGAAATTTGGAAATCACAGAGGATTTGCATTTGTGGAATATGTCACGAAACAGGAGGCGCAGAATGCTCTCCAAGCACTAGCGAACACCCATCTGTATGGAAGGCATTTG GTGCTAGAAAGAGCAAAGGAAGGCGAGAGTTTGGAAGAATTACGTGCTCGAACCGCTGCTCAGTTTAATGATGAAAATGGGTATAGTACGGGCAAGTTATCcaagaagaggaagcatatGGCCATCTTGGATGAGGATAAAATGAAGATCGAAGGATCTGGCGATTGA
- the LOC104425659 gene encoding multiple RNA-binding domain-containing protein 1 isoform X3: protein MQSRTKSKLWANDTLVVSTDYPNESINRKPTQSKNNIKEKLIEAKVNDKGVIKYSNSDASEELDSDDSAVSRDDPISDMDYFKSRIKKELSESESENSEGEGDVNGKEAKVDLSNKRSRVKNEATVHVDEENDMPDEAERQGPAEVADGEALDPTNPSSSAMDHKEGIMETGRLFVRNLPYTASEEELEELFSKFGKVAEVHVVVDKITRRSKGIAYIQYALPESASRASKELDYSNFQGRLLHILPALQKPASKKQELTSNQAPKTFKQQREEDRKASEASGDIKAWNTLFMRPDTVVENIARKYGISKSDFLDREGDDLAVRIALGETQVIAETKKALADAGVNVASLEELATQGPESLKRSNHVLLAKNLPYGCSEAELTKMFEKFGSLDKIILPPTKTMALVVFLEPSEARAAFKGLAYRRYKDAPLYLEWAPGNVLNPTTKSNGNDRAVVGEQDAKRVLLEQHVEGLSDVDVDPDRIESRSLFVKNLSFKTSDETLKSHFSKQMKEGRILSIRIKKHMKNGKYVSMGFGFIEFDSMETAMNICRDLQGTILDGHALILQLCQVKKDEQVLNKADNDRSSTKLLVRNVAFEATEKDLRKLFSPFGKIKSLRLPMKFGNHRGFAFVEYVTKQEAQNALQALANTHLYGRHLVLERAKEGESLEELRARTAAQFNDENGYSTGKLSKKRKHMAILDEDKMKIEGSGD, encoded by the exons ATGCAATCAAGGACCAAGTCAAAGTTGTGGGCAAATGACACATTAGTAGTTTCAACAGATTACCCAAATGAGAGCATCAACAGGAAACCTACTCAATCAAAGAacaacatcaaagaaaaattaatagaagCAAAAGTTAATGACAAGGGGGTTATAAAATATTCAAACAGTGATGCTTCTGAGGAGTTAGATAGTGATGATTCTGCTGTCTCTCGTGATGATCCAATTTCTGACATGGACTACTTCAAGAGCAGAATTAAGAAAGAACTGTCTGAGTCAGAATCAGAAAATAGTGAAGGTGAAGGTGATGTTAATGGAAAGGAAGCTAAAGTTGATCTGTCAAATAAAAGGTCCAGGGTAAAAAATGAAGCAACTGTACATGTTGATGAAGAAAACGATATGCCAGATGAGGCTGAGAGGCAAGGTCCTGCTGAAGTTGCAGATGGCGAGGCACTTGACCCCACAAATCCCTCATCAAGTGCAATGGATCATAAGGAAGGGATAATGGAAACTGGCCGTCTTTTTGTTCGCAACCTGCCTTACACGGCAAG TGAGGAAGAGCTGGAAGAGTTATTTAGCAAATTTGGCAAGGTTGCGGAAGTCCACGTTGTTGTTGATAAGATAACAAGACGGTCAAAGGGCATTGCTTATATCCAGTATGCTCTCCCAGAGTCTGCATCAAG AGCTTCAAAGGAATTGGACTATTCAAATTTCCAGGGAAGACTACTGCATATTTTGCCAGCATTGCAGAAACCTGCTTCTAAAAAGCAGGA ATTGACTTCAAATCAAGCTCCAAAAACTTTCAAACAACAGCGGGAAGAAGATAGAAAGGCTTCTGAAGCAAGTGGAGATATAAAAGCATGGAATACATTGTTCATGCGCCCTGACACG GTTGTTGAAAACATTGCGAGGAAGTATGGTATAAGCAAAAGTGATTTCCTTGATCGTGAAGGCGATGATCTTGCCGTACGTATTGCTTTAGGAGAGACACAAGTAATTGCTGAAACAAAGAAGGCATTGGCAGACGCTGGTGTCAATGTAGCATCTTTGGAGGAGCTAGCCACTCAGGGACCAGAGAGTTTGAAAAGGAGTAATCACGTCTTGCTAGCGAAAAACTTGCCTTATGGATGTTCTGAGGCTGAGCTGACTAAAATGTTCGAGAAATTTGGTAGTctggataaaataattttgcCTCCAACAAAGACAATGGCACTG GTTGTTTTCCTCGAACCTTCTGAAGCTCGTGCTGCTTTTAAAGGTTTAGCATACCGGCGATACAA GGATGCACCACTATATTTAGAATGGGCTCCTGGAAATGTTCTTAATCCAACAACTAAAAGCAATGGAAACGATAGAGCTGTTGTTGGCGAACAGGATGCTAAAAGGGTGTTACTAGAACAACATGTGGAGGGACTATCAGATGTGGATGTTGATCCTGACAGAATTGAG TCACGGTCTTTATTTGTGAAGAATCTTAGCTTCAAAACATCTGATGAGACTTTGAAAAGCCACTTTAGTAAACAAATGAAGGAGGGAAGAATTCTCAGCATCAGG ATAAAGAAGCACATGAAAAATGGGAAGTATGTCTCAATGGGTTTTGGGTTTATAGAATTTGATTCAATGGAGACAGCAATGAATATTTGCCGGGATTTACAA GGAACCATCTTAGATGGGCATGCCCTTATCTTGCAACTTTGCCAAGTAAAGAAAGATGAACAAGTGCTAAATAAAGCTGACAATGACAGAAGTTCGACCAAGTTGCTTGTTAGAAACGTTGCTTTTGAGGCAACTGAGAAAGATTTAAGAAAGCTATTCAGCCCATTCGGAAAG ATTAAGAGTTTGAGGCTGCCTATGAAATTTGGAAATCACAGAGGATTTGCATTTGTGGAATATGTCACGAAACAGGAGGCGCAGAATGCTCTCCAAGCACTAGCGAACACCCATCTGTATGGAAGGCATTTG GTGCTAGAAAGAGCAAAGGAAGGCGAGAGTTTGGAAGAATTACGTGCTCGAACCGCTGCTCAGTTTAATGATGAAAATGGGTATAGTACGGGCAAGTTATCcaagaagaggaagcatatGGCCATCTTGGATGAGGATAAAATGAAGATCGAAGGATCTGGCGATTGA
- the LOC104425659 gene encoding multiple RNA-binding domain-containing protein 1 isoform X1 codes for MCRSRICVKNLPNYVAEDRLRELFSRKGEIQDVKLMRTIDGKSRQFAFIGFRTEQEAREAIRYFNKSYLDTCRIVCEIARKVGDPDIPQPWSRHSLKNKDEVAEGGKKVHGGDSAVVIPKGEKKNLKKTSESDDPQLQEFLQVMQSRTKSKLWANDTLVVSTDYPNESINRKPTQSKNNIKEKLIEAKVNDKGVIKYSNSDASEELDSDDSAVSRDDPISDMDYFKSRIKKELSESESENSEGEGDVNGKEAKVDLSNKRSRVKNEATVHVDEENDMPDEAERQGPAEVADGEALDPTNPSSSAMDHKEGIMETGRLFVRNLPYTASEEELEELFSKFGKVAEVHVVVDKITRRSKGIAYIQYALPESASRASKELDYSNFQGRLLHILPALQKPASKKQELTSNQAPKTFKQQREEDRKASEASGDIKAWNTLFMRPDTVVENIARKYGISKSDFLDREGDDLAVRIALGETQVIAETKKALADAGVNVASLEELATQGPESLKRSNHVLLAKNLPYGCSEAELTKMFEKFGSLDKIILPPTKTMALVVFLEPSEARAAFKGLAYRRYKDAPLYLEWAPGNVLNPTTKSNGNDRAVVGEQDAKRVLLEQHVEGLSDVDVDPDRIESRSLFVKNLSFKTSDETLKSHFSKQMKEGRILSIRIKKHMKNGKYVSMGFGFIEFDSMETAMNICRDLQGTILDGHALILQLCQVKKDEQVLNKADNDRSSTKLLVRNVAFEATEKDLRKLFSPFGKIKSLRLPMKFGNHRGFAFVEYVTKQEAQNALQALANTHLYGRHLVLERAKEGESLEELRARTAAQFNDENGYSTGKLSKKRKHMAILDEDKMKIEGSGD; via the exons ATGTGCAGGTCAAGAATTTGCGTAAAAAATTTGCCCAATTACGTGGCGGAGGATCGCCTGCGCGAACTCTTCTCTCGGAAAGGCGAAATACAAGATGTCAAGCTCATGCGCACCAT CGATGGCAAGAGCAGACAGTTTGCCTTTATTGGGTTTCGCACCGAGCAGGAAGCACGGGAAGCTATTAGGTACTTCAACAAATCCTACCTCGATACTTGCCGGATTGTTTGTGAG ATTGCACGAAAAGTTGGAGATCCTGATATTCCTCAACCATGGAGTCGGCACTCATTGAAGAATAAAGATGAAGTAGCTGAGGGTGGGAAAAAAGTTCATGGTGGTGATTCCGCTGTTGTGATTCCTaagggagagaagaagaatcTTAAAAAGACAAGTGAGAGCGATGACCCTCAGCTTCAGGAGTTTCTTCAAGTCATGCAATCAAGGACCAAGTCAAAGTTGTGGGCAAATGACACATTAGTAGTTTCAACAGATTACCCAAATGAGAGCATCAACAGGAAACCTACTCAATCAAAGAacaacatcaaagaaaaattaatagaagCAAAAGTTAATGACAAGGGGGTTATAAAATATTCAAACAGTGATGCTTCTGAGGAGTTAGATAGTGATGATTCTGCTGTCTCTCGTGATGATCCAATTTCTGACATGGACTACTTCAAGAGCAGAATTAAGAAAGAACTGTCTGAGTCAGAATCAGAAAATAGTGAAGGTGAAGGTGATGTTAATGGAAAGGAAGCTAAAGTTGATCTGTCAAATAAAAGGTCCAGGGTAAAAAATGAAGCAACTGTACATGTTGATGAAGAAAACGATATGCCAGATGAGGCTGAGAGGCAAGGTCCTGCTGAAGTTGCAGATGGCGAGGCACTTGACCCCACAAATCCCTCATCAAGTGCAATGGATCATAAGGAAGGGATAATGGAAACTGGCCGTCTTTTTGTTCGCAACCTGCCTTACACGGCAAG TGAGGAAGAGCTGGAAGAGTTATTTAGCAAATTTGGCAAGGTTGCGGAAGTCCACGTTGTTGTTGATAAGATAACAAGACGGTCAAAGGGCATTGCTTATATCCAGTATGCTCTCCCAGAGTCTGCATCAAG AGCTTCAAAGGAATTGGACTATTCAAATTTCCAGGGAAGACTACTGCATATTTTGCCAGCATTGCAGAAACCTGCTTCTAAAAAGCAGGA ATTGACTTCAAATCAAGCTCCAAAAACTTTCAAACAACAGCGGGAAGAAGATAGAAAGGCTTCTGAAGCAAGTGGAGATATAAAAGCATGGAATACATTGTTCATGCGCCCTGACACG GTTGTTGAAAACATTGCGAGGAAGTATGGTATAAGCAAAAGTGATTTCCTTGATCGTGAAGGCGATGATCTTGCCGTACGTATTGCTTTAGGAGAGACACAAGTAATTGCTGAAACAAAGAAGGCATTGGCAGACGCTGGTGTCAATGTAGCATCTTTGGAGGAGCTAGCCACTCAGGGACCAGAGAGTTTGAAAAGGAGTAATCACGTCTTGCTAGCGAAAAACTTGCCTTATGGATGTTCTGAGGCTGAGCTGACTAAAATGTTCGAGAAATTTGGTAGTctggataaaataattttgcCTCCAACAAAGACAATGGCACTG GTTGTTTTCCTCGAACCTTCTGAAGCTCGTGCTGCTTTTAAAGGTTTAGCATACCGGCGATACAA GGATGCACCACTATATTTAGAATGGGCTCCTGGAAATGTTCTTAATCCAACAACTAAAAGCAATGGAAACGATAGAGCTGTTGTTGGCGAACAGGATGCTAAAAGGGTGTTACTAGAACAACATGTGGAGGGACTATCAGATGTGGATGTTGATCCTGACAGAATTGAG TCACGGTCTTTATTTGTGAAGAATCTTAGCTTCAAAACATCTGATGAGACTTTGAAAAGCCACTTTAGTAAACAAATGAAGGAGGGAAGAATTCTCAGCATCAGG ATAAAGAAGCACATGAAAAATGGGAAGTATGTCTCAATGGGTTTTGGGTTTATAGAATTTGATTCAATGGAGACAGCAATGAATATTTGCCGGGATTTACAA GGAACCATCTTAGATGGGCATGCCCTTATCTTGCAACTTTGCCAAGTAAAGAAAGATGAACAAGTGCTAAATAAAGCTGACAATGACAGAAGTTCGACCAAGTTGCTTGTTAGAAACGTTGCTTTTGAGGCAACTGAGAAAGATTTAAGAAAGCTATTCAGCCCATTCGGAAAG ATTAAGAGTTTGAGGCTGCCTATGAAATTTGGAAATCACAGAGGATTTGCATTTGTGGAATATGTCACGAAACAGGAGGCGCAGAATGCTCTCCAAGCACTAGCGAACACCCATCTGTATGGAAGGCATTTG GTGCTAGAAAGAGCAAAGGAAGGCGAGAGTTTGGAAGAATTACGTGCTCGAACCGCTGCTCAGTTTAATGATGAAAATGGGTATAGTACGGGCAAGTTATCcaagaagaggaagcatatGGCCATCTTGGATGAGGATAAAATGAAGATCGAAGGATCTGGCGATTGA